A part of Roseofilum casamattae BLCC-M143 genomic DNA contains:
- the dndD gene encoding DNA sulfur modification protein DndD, producing the protein MIFLELVLENFGPYLGRQVLNLRPELSQPIILLGGMNGGGKTTLMDAIRLVLYGHRAECSTRGNLSYTKFLKQCVNRNANPDEKTRLELSIGVVNSGIESEFRIIRYWTKEDSKDTLGILSGEFPDRALEETWDDYIENLLPLGISNLFLFDGEQVKELAEMDAPPPVVVEAIQSLLGLELAEKLDIDLDILSRRQQKELADKDELSDLDEIEAKSDRLKQERENVAAAIEKMNKNLEIAEKRYNVSQNKFLTEGGKLAAEKSQFDLQRKAIANKIEQTRDILVKLASASLPLALIESLLQSGLTQGKAERESMKARISRDRIQERDRRLLDYLQTLSLPDDTTSQVADFLQEDSETLAEDILSADNTWLNAKPETLENLERLIAYKVPAQVEKANVEWEYLEKLNSELTDTERKIAAAASPEQYQALIDTMKKAEEKWVKLKGDRDEKQRKLKEIDRALADGKKDLKKYTETFLERKNSAHMVCSIARVKTILEQFREKLTLKKLNKLENQVTECFRYLLHKSDLVHRVVIDTHNFSLSLYDLEGKFLPKYRLSAGEKQLLAIAFLWGLARVSGRQIPVAIDTPLGRLDSSHRQNLIERYFPSAARQVILLSTDTEIAQTEVENLRNQEAIAREYRLAYDASTGQTTFQEGYFEF; encoded by the coding sequence ATGATTTTTCTGGAACTCGTATTAGAAAACTTCGGCCCGTATTTAGGGAGGCAAGTCTTAAATTTGCGTCCGGAATTATCGCAACCAATTATTCTATTAGGTGGAATGAATGGTGGGGGAAAGACAACGCTGATGGATGCCATTCGTCTGGTGTTGTACGGACATCGTGCGGAATGTTCGACGAGAGGCAATCTCAGTTATACTAAGTTTCTGAAACAATGCGTTAACCGTAATGCTAACCCGGACGAAAAAACGCGCCTGGAGTTATCGATCGGTGTTGTTAATAGTGGCATAGAAAGTGAGTTTCGGATTATTCGCTATTGGACGAAGGAAGATAGTAAGGATACTCTCGGTATTCTCAGTGGGGAATTTCCCGATCGCGCTCTAGAAGAAACTTGGGACGACTATATTGAAAATTTGCTACCTTTGGGAATTTCTAATCTATTTCTTTTTGATGGCGAGCAAGTGAAAGAACTGGCAGAAATGGATGCGCCTCCGCCAGTAGTTGTAGAGGCAATTCAATCGTTATTGGGATTGGAGTTAGCGGAGAAATTAGATATCGATCTCGATATTTTATCGCGCCGACAGCAGAAAGAACTAGCCGATAAAGATGAGCTTTCGGACTTAGATGAAATTGAAGCAAAGTCAGATCGCTTGAAGCAGGAGCGAGAGAATGTTGCTGCTGCTATTGAGAAAATGAATAAGAATTTAGAAATTGCGGAAAAACGATATAATGTCTCGCAGAATAAGTTTCTGACGGAAGGGGGGAAACTGGCAGCAGAGAAAAGTCAATTCGATTTGCAACGGAAGGCGATCGCCAACAAAATCGAGCAAACTCGCGATATACTGGTTAAGCTGGCATCTGCTTCTTTGCCTCTCGCGTTAATCGAATCGTTATTGCAATCTGGATTAACCCAGGGGAAAGCTGAGAGAGAGTCAATGAAAGCGCGGATAAGTCGCGATCGCATTCAAGAGCGCGATCGCCGTTTACTCGACTATTTGCAAACACTATCGCTCCCCGATGATACCACATCGCAAGTCGCCGATTTTCTCCAGGAAGATTCGGAAACTCTCGCTGAAGATATTTTATCTGCGGATAATACCTGGTTGAATGCAAAACCGGAAACTTTAGAGAACTTAGAACGACTCATTGCTTATAAGGTTCCCGCACAAGTAGAAAAAGCTAACGTAGAATGGGAATATCTGGAAAAACTGAACTCGGAGCTAACGGATACCGAACGCAAAATTGCCGCTGCGGCTTCCCCAGAACAATACCAAGCGTTGATTGATACGATGAAGAAAGCTGAGGAAAAATGGGTTAAACTGAAAGGGGATAGGGATGAAAAACAGCGGAAACTGAAAGAAATCGATCGCGCGCTGGCTGACGGAAAGAAAGACCTCAAGAAATATACAGAAACCTTTCTCGAACGCAAAAACTCGGCTCATATGGTTTGCTCTATTGCCAGAGTAAAAACGATATTGGAACAGTTTCGGGAAAAGCTCACTCTGAAGAAACTTAACAAATTAGAAAACCAAGTCACCGAATGTTTTCGCTATCTCTTACATAAATCCGATCTGGTGCATCGCGTGGTTATCGATACCCACAATTTTAGCTTATCCTTATATGATTTAGAGGGGAAGTTTTTGCCGAAATATCGATTATCTGCGGGAGAAAAACAACTGTTGGCGATCGCATTTTTGTGGGGACTAGCGCGCGTTTCCGGTCGCCAAATTCCAGTCGCAATTGATACTCCTCTTGGTCGCCTGGACTCTTCTCACCGTCAGAACTTGATCGAGCGCTACTTTCCCAGTGCTGCTCGCCAAGTTATTTTGCTGTCTACGGATACAGAAATCGCACAAACTGAAGTAGAGAATTTACGGAATCAGGAGGCGATCGCGCGGGAGTATCGACTTGCTTATGATGCTAGCACGGGGCAGACGACGTTTCAGGAAGGGTATTTTGAGTTTTAG
- the dndC gene encoding DNA phosphorothioation system sulfurtransferase DndC → MTATKSSLLPHRTVDEFITTIEKLTQEIQNLYCLDEIPWIIGYSGGKDSTVVLQLIWNALAKLPKERRTKTIHVITTDTLVENPIVSAWVTQSLQQITSSATTQNIPIEAHLLHPNFKETFWVCLIGKGYPAPRQGFRWCTDRMKISPVNAFMREAIRTYGETIVALGVRKAESTARARVIEKYEVNRIRERLSPNPCLPNSFIYSPIEDWRTDEVWMYLMQWENPWGIDNKDLFAMYRGATADNECPLVVDTSTPSCGDSRFGCWVCTLVNKDKSMEAMIQNDEEKEWLQPLLDIRNELDTKHDRDKRDFRRIHGNVQLFERKVEGKKNQTSVEPIPGPYLKEWREYLLRKLLKAQVQVRATAPPKMGNITLITPEELSEIRRIWLEEKHEFDDSLPRIYQEVTGEEFIDRRPDGDRTLLGLDEWSILEEVTNNDPMEFELLRKLLDTERQYQNKSSRSGIYEALTNCFKTSSRTQDDAIEEAHYRRAMNHAMQDNNAGRVKDLIENPEKADPNHPDNQPEPEPPPATEQLSLNWGSFKFPHSSQTD, encoded by the coding sequence ATGACAGCGACTAAGTCTTCACTATTACCGCATCGTACCGTAGATGAGTTTATCACCACCATTGAGAAACTGACCCAAGAAATTCAAAATCTTTATTGCCTAGACGAAATTCCTTGGATTATAGGATATAGTGGGGGCAAGGACTCAACAGTGGTGTTACAGCTAATCTGGAATGCCTTAGCTAAACTACCAAAAGAGCGCCGGACCAAGACTATTCATGTGATTACAACCGATACATTGGTAGAAAATCCAATTGTTTCAGCTTGGGTAACTCAGTCACTACAACAGATAACTTCTTCAGCAACCACACAAAATATTCCCATTGAAGCTCATTTACTTCATCCTAACTTCAAGGAGACATTCTGGGTGTGTTTAATTGGTAAAGGATATCCAGCACCTCGACAAGGATTCCGGTGGTGTACGGATAGAATGAAAATTAGTCCTGTCAATGCTTTTATGCGAGAAGCCATTAGAACCTATGGTGAGACCATTGTTGCTTTAGGAGTTCGTAAGGCTGAGAGTACGGCTCGTGCTCGGGTGATTGAAAAGTATGAGGTGAATAGAATCCGCGAGCGATTAAGTCCGAATCCTTGCTTGCCTAATTCTTTTATTTATAGTCCCATTGAAGATTGGCGAACGGATGAAGTCTGGATGTATCTGATGCAATGGGAGAATCCTTGGGGAATAGATAATAAAGATCTGTTTGCGATGTATCGAGGAGCGACGGCGGATAATGAATGTCCTCTGGTTGTCGATACTTCAACTCCAAGCTGTGGGGATTCACGCTTTGGCTGTTGGGTTTGTACATTGGTAAATAAAGATAAGTCGATGGAGGCAATGATTCAAAATGATGAAGAGAAAGAATGGTTGCAACCACTTCTAGATATTCGCAATGAATTGGATACAAAACACGATCGCGATAAACGAGATTTCCGGCGAATCCATGGCAATGTTCAACTCTTTGAGCGCAAAGTGGAAGGAAAAAAGAATCAAACTTCTGTGGAACCTATTCCCGGTCCTTATCTGAAGGAATGGCGCGAGTATTTGTTACGGAAACTATTGAAAGCACAGGTGCAAGTTCGTGCAACCGCGCCTCCGAAAATGGGCAATATTACTTTAATTACTCCGGAAGAGTTGAGCGAAATTCGGCGAATTTGGTTGGAGGAAAAGCACGAGTTTGATGACAGCTTGCCTCGCATTTATCAGGAAGTGACGGGAGAGGAATTTATCGATCGCCGTCCGGATGGCGATCGCACTCTGCTCGGTTTGGATGAATGGAGTATTCTCGAAGAAGTCACCAATAATGACCCCATGGAGTTCGAGCTATTGCGAAAACTCCTGGATACGGAACGTCAGTATCAAAATAAGAGCAGTCGTTCGGGGATTTATGAGGCGTTAACTAACTGTTTTAAAACCAGTTCTCGGACGCAAGATGATGCTATTGAAGAAGCACATTATCGCCGTGCAATGAATCATGCAATGCAAGATAATAATGCAGGACGAGTGAAAGATTTAATTGAAAATCCGGAAAAAGCCGATCCGAACCATCCAGATAATCAACCGGAACCCGAACCCCCACCGGCGACAGAACAGTTATCTCTAAATTGGGGAAGTTTCAAGTTTCCTCATTCCTCTCAAACCGACTAA
- a CDS encoding DNA sulfur modification protein DndB → MPEDNQNIADGTLPLDQALYPYFAQHSKDRCYPALVCHQGNREMVQINVPAYDIPTLLQSKPSINNDPDSGKNRPVVAEHAGEIKEYIRERVRKKKPWVLGTITANIDPSEIQVIRLGRGMAIAVIPRNVKLDITDGQHRVRAIDELARSEENTLIGNDDFPITLVLEGDFKQCQVDFRDMAQTRPLAQSLLRSFGEYEGVIGIVKNLIESVPMFAGKTEKIKKTPSPKQKCIYTINYIGNFVSCAFADDPKKQLKDHDVEQSSEALTACCNQFFSQCNNTKYIFELNYAELTSEDIIKFQGNCILTKSVGLEVLGRLLYNTYDEINGTFDLEQVARLSQLDWSMSSPLWRDSLVRVDPNPKNPAQPYKMSPGRGGVKLAVSYIRRELGWLETV, encoded by the coding sequence ATGCCTGAAGATAATCAAAATATTGCCGATGGGACTCTACCTCTTGACCAAGCTCTCTATCCCTACTTCGCTCAACATAGTAAAGATAGGTGTTATCCTGCATTAGTTTGTCATCAGGGTAACCGAGAGATGGTACAGATTAATGTACCTGCTTATGATATCCCTACTCTTTTACAAAGCAAACCCTCTATCAACAACGATCCAGATTCTGGTAAAAATCGTCCAGTAGTGGCAGAACATGCCGGGGAGATTAAAGAGTATATTCGAGAACGAGTTAGAAAGAAGAAGCCCTGGGTATTAGGAACGATAACAGCTAATATCGACCCTTCTGAAATTCAAGTGATTAGGTTGGGTCGAGGTATGGCAATAGCGGTTATTCCCAGAAATGTCAAATTAGATATTACCGATGGGCAACACCGAGTTCGTGCCATTGATGAATTAGCGAGAAGTGAAGAAAATACATTAATTGGTAATGATGATTTCCCGATTACCTTAGTTCTAGAAGGTGACTTTAAGCAATGTCAGGTAGATTTCCGCGATATGGCACAAACGCGCCCGCTCGCACAATCGCTCTTACGATCCTTTGGCGAGTATGAGGGAGTTATTGGGATAGTCAAAAACTTGATAGAATCTGTGCCAATGTTTGCGGGCAAGACAGAAAAAATCAAGAAAACTCCATCACCAAAGCAAAAGTGTATATATACGATTAACTATATTGGCAATTTCGTTAGCTGTGCTTTTGCCGACGATCCTAAAAAACAACTCAAAGACCATGATGTCGAGCAATCTTCTGAGGCTTTGACTGCGTGTTGCAATCAATTCTTTTCACAATGTAACAATACTAAATACATTTTTGAACTCAACTATGCTGAATTAACGTCAGAGGACATTATCAAGTTTCAAGGAAATTGTATTTTGACCAAAAGTGTTGGGTTAGAAGTCTTAGGGCGTTTACTATACAATACCTATGATGAAATTAACGGCACCTTCGATCTAGAACAAGTAGCTCGGCTTTCCCAACTGGATTGGTCCATGAGTAGTCCTTTGTGGCGTGATAGTTTAGTTAGAGTCGATCCAAATCCCAAAAATCCAGCTCAACCCTACAAGATGTCTCCTGGTAGAGGTGGTGTAAAACTAGCTGTTTCTTATATAAGACGAGAGCTTGGATGGTTGGAAACGGTCTAA
- a CDS encoding Uma2 family endonuclease: MTLSRSLTSQFAPQKTLPPLENGDRLTSPEFERRYSAMPEVKKAELIEGIVYMASPLRFEPHAEPHGDMMGWLWTYKIATSQVRIGIEPTVRLDIDNEPQPDGVLLISPESGGSSSFSADGYIDGAPELVIEIAASSAAIDLGDKQRAYRRNGIQEYIVWQIFEERIDWFHLDNGDYISLLPNADGVICSQVFPGLCLDVSAMRQGDMQRVLAVLQEGINSTEHQAFVQELAARSQETSQLKDSN, from the coding sequence TGGAAAATGGCGATCGTCTCACCTCCCCAGAGTTCGAGCGTCGTTATTCTGCTATGCCAGAGGTGAAAAAAGCGGAACTTATCGAAGGAATAGTCTATATGGCATCACCATTACGCTTTGAACCCCATGCCGAACCTCACGGAGATATGATGGGTTGGTTGTGGACTTATAAAATTGCTACCTCCCAAGTCAGGATAGGAATTGAACCGACGGTACGTTTGGATATCGATAACGAACCGCAACCGGATGGAGTATTGTTAATTAGCCCAGAAAGTGGGGGAAGTTCGAGTTTTAGTGCCGATGGGTATATCGATGGTGCGCCAGAATTAGTTATAGAAATTGCAGCGAGTAGTGCGGCGATCGACTTAGGAGATAAACAGCGCGCTTATCGACGCAATGGTATTCAAGAATATATCGTTTGGCAGATATTTGAGGAACGAATTGATTGGTTTCATTTGGATAACGGCGACTATATTTCTTTGTTGCCTAATGCAGATGGCGTTATCTGCTCCCAAGTCTTTCCCGGTTTGTGCCTGGATGTATCGGCAATGCGGCAAGGCGATATGCAACGAGTGTTGGCTGTTTTGCAAGAGGGGATAAATTCCACCGAGCATCAAGCTTTTGTGCAAGAGTTAGCCGCGCGATCGCAAGAGACTAGTCAACTTAAAGACAGTAATTGA